GCCTGAGAGTTAACAAATTTCGACACGATCAGTAAGACAATCGCATAGGCCCACGGGTACTCCTTCACCGTCTCGCCCAGTACGCTTTTAATCTCGCTCATATGGGCGCCAAACATCGTCTCTGCCATCCAGGCGATACCATAGACCGCAACAATGGCAATCATCCCCGAACGGAACACCTCGTTTTTAGAGATAGAGGCCGGGTTTGTTTTGGTCACGATAATAATCAACGCGCCGGAGAGCAGCATAAACATCTGGATAACCAGCACCATCGACAGGGGTTTACCGTCAAAGGCAGGGCGCAGTTCAGAAAACGCCCCCAGTACCGCCACTACGGCAATCGCCGCGAGAAAAATCCACATGGCGACCCAGTTACTGGCCGGCAGTTTGCGATCCAGGAGTGTTGCCGTATCACCATAGACATAATGACGGTTTTCCGGCACTGCAATAAATTCCTGGAATTTTTCGTCTTTATCCAGATCCTTGCCGCGAAACCAGCTAAAAATACCGATAGCCAGAATACCCAGTAACGTGGAAGGGATGGTAATAGACAGTAAATCCAGAAACCCGAGATGTTTGCCGTTAAAGGTAAAATTCCCGAGCATCGCCACCAGGGAAACCACGGCCACAGACACCGGGCTTGCGATAATCCCCATTTGCGCGCCGATGGAGCTGGCCGCCATTGGTCGCTCCGGGCGAATATTATTTTTAATCGCCACGTCATAAATAATCGGCAGGATGGTATAAACCACATGCCCCGTGCCGCACAGGATTGTCAGTGTGCAGGTGACAAATGGCGCCACAATAGAGACATATTTGGGATTACGCCGCAGCAGTTTCTCGGCAATTTGCAGCATTACATCAAGGCCACCAGAAGCCTGCAACGTAGCAGAGGCAGCCACCACAGCAATGATCACCAGCATCACATCAACCGGCGGCTTGCCCGGCGCAAGATGGAAAACAAAAACCAGAATAACCAGCCCGATACCGCCTAACAGCCCCAGCGCAATACCGCCCTTTTTCGCGCCATAAAACAGACATATCAAGATAATAATAAGTTGAATAGCAAATTCCATATATCCCCCAGAACGGCTCCATTAAGTTCAAAAAATTCTGGTACTGTTTATTTACCGGCGACCTCCCCTGTTTTTTGCCGATACAACGCCCACCCGTGCCCTG
This Shimwellia blattae DSM 4481 = NBRC 105725 DNA region includes the following protein-coding sequences:
- a CDS encoding anaerobic C4-dicarboxylate transporter; translated protein: MEFAIQLIIILICLFYGAKKGGIALGLLGGIGLVILVFVFHLAPGKPPVDVMLVIIAVVAASATLQASGGLDVMLQIAEKLLRRNPKYVSIVAPFVTCTLTILCGTGHVVYTILPIIYDVAIKNNIRPERPMAASSIGAQMGIIASPVSVAVVSLVAMLGNFTFNGKHLGFLDLLSITIPSTLLGILAIGIFSWFRGKDLDKDEKFQEFIAVPENRHYVYGDTATLLDRKLPASNWVAMWIFLAAIAVVAVLGAFSELRPAFDGKPLSMVLVIQMFMLLSGALIIIVTKTNPASISKNEVFRSGMIAIVAVYGIAWMAETMFGAHMSEIKSVLGETVKEYPWAYAIVLLIVSKFVNSQAAALAAIVPIALAIGVEPAYIVASAPACYGYYILPTYPSDLAAIQFDRSGTTHIGRFVINHSFILPGLIGVSVSCVFGWVFAGMYGFL